The Pyrenophora tritici-repentis strain M4 chromosome 10, whole genome shotgun sequence genome contains a region encoding:
- a CDS encoding N(5)-glutamine methyltransferase MTQ2, whose protein sequence is MLPTPSTSHVCFDRVYEPAEDSYLLLDTLSSASETAYLQDRFGDASSIPPLVLEVGVGSGVVLAFVAANADTIFGRHDVLALGVDINSFACKAAAQTVWGAIEEREKSRSVFVDIVNGDLASAIRPHSVDVFIFNPPYVPAELPDPSNHKKYNVIPEGKDTTSFEQDSYLLELSYAGGEDGMVVTNRMLDQISDILSKDRGVAYVLLCAQNKPELVKQQIREWGPGWMAETVGSSGKKAGWEKLVIVRIWREAE, encoded by the coding sequence ATGCTACCTACTCCATCGACATCCCACGTCTGTTTCGACCGCGTGTACGAACCGGCCGAAGATTCCTATCTGTTACTTGACACGCTTTCTTCGGCTTCTGAAACTGCATATCTACAAGATCGCTTTGGAGATGCGTCGTCAATCCCACCATTGGTCCTCGAAGTGGGCGTAGGATCAGGCGTCGTGTTGGCTTTTGTTGCTGCAAATGCCGACACCATATTTGGCCGACACGACGTACTGGCGCTTGGGGTGGATATCAATAGCTTCGCCTGTAAAGCTGCTGCTCAAACGGTATGGGGTGCAATTGAAGAGCGTGAAAAAAGCCGTTCCGTTTTTGTGGATATCGTAAACGGCGACTTAGCGAGTGCGATTCGACCACACTCTGTCGACGTCTTTATTTTCAACCCGCCGTATGTACCCGCAGAGTTGCCAGACCCATCAAATCACAAAAAGTACAACGTAATTCCGGAAGGAAAGGATACGACGTCTTTCGAGCAAGACTCGTATCTCCTAGAGTTGTCGTACGCTGGAGGTGAAGATGGCATGGTAGTGACGAACAGGATGCTGGACCAGATATCGGATATACTAAGCAAGGATCGAGGAGTCGCATATGTACTACTATGTGCACAGAACAAGCCCGAGTTGGTCAAGCAGCAGATAAGAGAATGGGGTCCAGGTTGGATGGCTGAGACAGTAGGGTCCAGTGGC